The Tepidibacter aestuarii genome contains a region encoding:
- a CDS encoding MIP/aquaporin family protein, protein MKMRKTFLGECISEFIGSWILLFIGSGCVASLVLNGAPATQWEISIIWGLGVTIAIYITGAVSGTHINPAVTLALAAYRDFPKSKILGYIVAQVLGTFSGAATTYLLYKDAFFEFEKANNIIRGSVESLASAGVFSTYPKPYLNNFEAMVVEIFITMFLVMVIFAVTDDKNSGAPKSNLAPVMIGLTIAIIGGSFGSLTGFAMNPARDFGPKLFAVISGWGKIALGVNNYFWVPIVGPIIGGLIGGFVYDKGVRVYFENNKKLEEKA, encoded by the coding sequence ATGAAAATGAGGAAAACGTTTTTAGGAGAATGTATTTCAGAATTTATTGGATCATGGATTTTACTATTTATAGGATCAGGTTGTGTAGCATCACTAGTTTTAAATGGAGCGCCAGCTACTCAATGGGAGATAAGTATTATATGGGGGCTTGGGGTTACAATTGCTATATACATAACTGGTGCAGTATCAGGGACTCATATAAATCCAGCGGTAACTCTAGCTTTAGCTGCGTATAGGGACTTCCCAAAAAGCAAAATATTAGGCTATATAGTTGCTCAAGTTTTAGGAACATTCTCAGGAGCTGCGACAACATATTTATTGTATAAAGATGCATTTTTTGAATTTGAGAAGGCTAATAATATTATAAGAGGAAGTGTTGAAAGTTTAGCAAGTGCAGGTGTATTTTCTACTTATCCAAAACCATATTTAAATAACTTTGAAGCAATGGTTGTAGAAATATTTATAACAATGTTTTTAGTTATGGTAATATTTGCTGTTACAGATGATAAAAATTCAGGAGCACCTAAATCGAATTTGGCACCTGTTATGATAGGTTTAACTATCGCTATAATAGGAGGTTCATTTGGTAGTTTAACAGGGTTTGCAATGAATCCTGCTAGAGATTTTGGACCAAAATTATTTGCTGTGATATCTGGATGGGGCAAAATTGCATTAGGCGTAAATAATTATTTCTGGGTTCCGATTGTAGGACCAATTATAGGAGGATTAATTGGTGGATTTGTATATGATAAAGGAGTAAGAGTTTATTTTGAAAATAATAAAAAATTAGAAGAAAAAGCATAA
- the glpK gene encoding glycerol kinase GlpK, with protein sequence MQKKYIMSLDQGTTSSRAILFDKDGKIVGVSQKEFTQIYPKAGWVEHDAMEIWGTQSGVAREVLEKTGISPEEVAAIGITNQRETTVVWDKNTGKPIYNAIVWQCRRTADICDELKEKGLEESVRDKTGLVVDAYFSGTKIKWILDNVEGAREKAENGDLLFGNIDTWLIWNLTRGKVHVTDYTNASRTMIYNIKELKWDDELLEALNIPTSMLPEVKPSSCVYGVTDEHTFGGAQIPIAGDAGDQQAALFGQACFDEGMAKNTYGTGCFMLMNTGEKPVTSKNGLLTTIAWGVDGKVEYALEGSIFMGGASVQWLRDELKVIYDARESEYYATSVEDTNGVYMVPAFTGLGAPYWDMYARGAIVGLTRGAKREHLVRATLESIAYQTKDVLEAMQDDSGIELKGLKVDGGACANNFLMQFQGDILNVPVNRPEVIETTALGAAYLAGLAIGFWKDKEEIKEKWAINRTFNPDMEDEKRSTLYRGWKKAVRRAMEWEKEDLAEEANA encoded by the coding sequence ATGCAAAAAAAATACATTATGTCTTTAGACCAAGGAACTACAAGCTCAAGAGCAATATTATTTGATAAAGATGGAAAAATAGTAGGTGTATCTCAAAAAGAATTTACTCAAATATATCCTAAAGCTGGATGGGTTGAGCACGATGCTATGGAGATTTGGGGAACTCAAAGTGGAGTTGCCAGAGAAGTTTTGGAAAAAACAGGTATATCACCTGAAGAAGTTGCAGCAATAGGGATTACAAACCAAAGAGAGACTACTGTGGTTTGGGATAAGAATACTGGAAAGCCTATATATAATGCAATAGTTTGGCAGTGTAGAAGAACAGCCGATATATGTGATGAATTAAAAGAAAAAGGTCTTGAGGAAAGCGTAAGAGATAAAACAGGACTTGTAGTTGATGCTTATTTCTCTGGAACAAAGATTAAGTGGATACTTGATAATGTAGAAGGAGCTAGAGAAAAAGCTGAAAATGGAGATTTATTATTTGGTAATATAGATACTTGGTTAATTTGGAACTTAACTAGAGGTAAGGTTCATGTTACAGATTATACTAATGCATCAAGAACAATGATTTATAATATAAAAGAATTAAAGTGGGATGATGAATTACTTGAAGCTTTAAATATTCCAACATCTATGCTTCCAGAAGTTAAACCTTCAAGCTGTGTATATGGAGTTACTGATGAGCATACATTTGGTGGAGCTCAAATACCTATAGCAGGAGATGCTGGAGATCAACAAGCTGCATTATTCGGTCAGGCATGTTTTGATGAAGGTATGGCAAAGAATACATATGGAACTGGATGTTTCATGCTTATGAATACAGGTGAAAAGCCAGTTACATCTAAAAATGGATTATTAACTACTATAGCATGGGGTGTAGATGGTAAAGTAGAATATGCTCTTGAAGGAAGTATATTCATGGGTGGAGCTTCTGTTCAATGGTTAAGAGATGAACTTAAAGTTATATATGATGCTAGAGAATCAGAGTACTATGCAACATCAGTTGAAGATACTAATGGAGTATATATGGTTCCAGCATTTACTGGACTTGGAGCACCTTACTGGGATATGTATGCAAGAGGAGCAATAGTAGGTCTTACTCGTGGAGCTAAAAGAGAGCATTTAGTAAGAGCAACTCTTGAATCTATAGCATATCAAACTAAGGATGTTTTAGAGGCTATGCAAGATGATTCAGGTATAGAACTTAAAGGACTTAAAGTTGATGGAGGAGCTTGTGCTAATAACTTCTTAATGCAGTTCCAAGGAGATATATTAAATGTTCCTGTTAATAGACCAGAAGTTATAGAGACTACTGCTCTAGGTGCAGCTTACCTTGCAGGTCTTGCTATAGGTTTCTGGAAAGATAAAGAAGAAATAAAAGAGAAGTGGGCTATAAATAGAACATTTAACCCTGATATGGAAGATGAAAAGAGAAGTACTCTTTATAGAGGATGGAAGAAAGCAGTAAGAAGAGCTATGGAATGGGAAAAAGAAGATTTAGCTGAAGAGGCTAATGCATAA
- a CDS encoding NAD(P)/FAD-dependent oxidoreductase gives MFDIAVIGAGVVGASIARELSKYDLKTIVLEKGVEVCQATTKANSAIIHGGYDAVDGTLKAKLNVKGNEMYEDLCNELDVHFKRIGSLVVAFSEEEMETVKDLYKRGIKNKVKGLEILNKEQVKEVEPNISDEVVGALRCKSAGIVCPFNLTVALMENAITNGVKLNTESEVTNISKGEYFSIETKKGTIQAKYVINAAGVYADKINNMIGGEEYYIISRKGEYKVLDKSEGNIVNHVLFQCPTKKGKGVLVTPTVHGNVLLGPTAEEVKNPEDVSITKNGLSFLTKNAKKSIPILDLSKTITSFSGVRATPNTKDFMIFASNKAKGFINVGGIESPGLSAAPAIAEYVIDILKEEGLNFETKQDFNPYRKKDKPFSHMNHEERKQAIEKDIKHSKIICRCETTTEAEIIDAIHRPAGARTVDGVKRRVRPGMGRCQGGFCGPRVVEILARELNLDMEDILKDYENSKMILGKVKESRGEKVEI, from the coding sequence ATGTTTGATATAGCTGTAATAGGTGCTGGTGTTGTAGGAGCCAGTATAGCTAGAGAACTTTCTAAGTATGATTTAAAGACAATTGTACTAGAAAAAGGAGTTGAAGTTTGTCAAGCAACTACAAAAGCTAATAGCGCAATAATTCATGGTGGATATGATGCTGTTGATGGAACTTTAAAGGCCAAGCTAAATGTTAAAGGAAATGAAATGTATGAAGATTTATGTAATGAACTAGATGTTCATTTTAAGAGAATAGGATCTTTAGTTGTTGCATTTTCTGAAGAAGAAATGGAGACAGTAAAAGATCTTTATAAAAGAGGAATTAAAAACAAGGTTAAGGGCCTTGAAATATTAAATAAAGAACAAGTTAAAGAGGTAGAACCTAATATAAGTGATGAGGTAGTGGGAGCTCTTAGATGTAAAAGTGCTGGCATTGTTTGCCCATTTAATTTAACTGTTGCTTTAATGGAAAATGCTATTACTAATGGGGTTAAGTTAAATACAGAATCAGAAGTAACTAATATATCTAAAGGTGAATATTTTAGTATAGAAACTAAAAAAGGAACTATACAAGCTAAATATGTTATAAATGCAGCTGGAGTTTATGCTGATAAGATAAACAACATGATAGGTGGAGAAGAGTATTACATTATAAGTAGAAAGGGAGAATATAAGGTTTTAGATAAGTCTGAAGGAAATATTGTAAATCATGTGTTATTCCAATGTCCTACTAAAAAAGGTAAAGGAGTATTGGTTACACCTACAGTCCATGGCAATGTACTTTTAGGGCCTACTGCTGAAGAAGTAAAAAATCCAGAAGATGTATCTATAACAAAAAATGGTTTGAGCTTTTTAACTAAGAATGCTAAAAAAAGTATACCAATTCTTGATCTATCAAAGACTATAACATCTTTTTCGGGTGTTAGAGCAACTCCTAATACTAAGGATTTTATGATATTTGCATCAAATAAAGCTAAAGGATTTATAAATGTTGGAGGAATAGAATCTCCTGGACTTAGTGCAGCACCAGCTATAGCTGAATATGTAATAGATATATTAAAAGAAGAAGGATTAAATTTTGAAACTAAACAAGATTTTAATCCATATAGAAAAAAAGATAAGCCATTCTCTCATATGAATCATGAAGAAAGAAAACAAGCTATTGAAAAGGATATAAAACATTCAAAGATTATATGTAGATGTGAAACTACAACAGAAGCTGAGATAATAGATGCAATTCACAGACCAGCTGGAGCTAGAACTGTTGATGGAGTAAAAAGAAGAGTAAGACCAGGTATGGGAAGATGTCAAGGCGGATTTTGTGGCCCTAGGGTAGTTGAAATACTAGCTAGAGAACTTAATTTAGATATGGAAGATATTTTAAAAGACTATGAAAACTCTAAAATGATATTAGGAAAAGTAAAAGAATCAAGGGGTGAGAAGGTTGAAATATGA
- a CDS encoding NAD(P)/FAD-dependent oxidoreductase — MKYDVVVVGGGPAGLGAAVEAKKHGANKVLIIERDRELGGILNQCIHNGFGLHEFKEELTGPEYANRFIKMVEENDIDYMLNTMVLSIEDKKIIALGEKGLIDIEAVAIVLAMGCRERTRGAIDLAGYRPAGVYTAGAAQRFMNMEGYMVGKKVIIYGSGDIGLIMARRMTLEGAKVEAVVEVNPHSSGLTRNIVQCLDDFDIPLLLQHGITYIHGKDRVTGVTISKLDENRNPIEGTDREIECDTVLLSVGLIPENELSSDTGVELHNTTKGPIVNNKMQTNVDGVFACGNVVHVHDLVDFVTKESRIAGKNAALYALDKIENNETIETKPGDGIGYIVPQQIDTELGEEVNLFMRVRNIYSDKKLVVRDGDEIILQKRRPHMIPSEMENLKLSSEIVKNLKGNISVCVEEA; from the coding sequence TTGAAATATGATGTTGTTGTAGTTGGAGGAGGACCAGCAGGACTTGGAGCTGCTGTTGAAGCAAAAAAACATGGAGCAAATAAGGTATTGATAATAGAAAGAGATAGAGAACTTGGAGGAATACTTAATCAATGTATCCATAATGGTTTTGGTCTTCATGAATTTAAAGAAGAACTTACAGGACCTGAATATGCAAATAGATTCATAAAAATGGTAGAAGAAAATGATATAGATTATATGCTAAATACTATGGTGCTTAGTATAGAAGATAAGAAAATAATAGCACTTGGAGAAAAGGGTCTTATAGATATTGAAGCTGTTGCAATAGTTCTTGCAATGGGATGTAGAGAAAGAACAAGAGGTGCAATAGACCTTGCAGGTTATAGACCAGCAGGAGTTTATACAGCTGGAGCAGCTCAAAGGTTTATGAATATGGAAGGATACATGGTAGGTAAAAAAGTAATTATATACGGTTCTGGTGATATAGGTCTTATAATGGCTAGAAGAATGACTTTAGAAGGAGCTAAGGTAGAGGCTGTAGTTGAAGTTAACCCTCATTCAAGTGGACTTACTAGAAATATAGTTCAGTGTTTAGATGACTTTGATATTCCTCTTTTATTACAGCATGGAATAACTTATATTCATGGAAAGGACAGGGTTACAGGAGTTACTATATCAAAGCTTGATGAAAATAGAAATCCTATAGAAGGAACTGATAGAGAAATAGAGTGTGACACAGTATTATTATCAGTAGGACTTATACCTGAAAATGAACTTTCAAGTGATACAGGAGTTGAACTTCATAATACAACTAAAGGTCCTATAGTAAACAATAAAATGCAAACTAATGTTGATGGAGTGTTCGCATGTGGGAATGTTGTTCATGTTCATGATTTAGTTGATTTTGTTACTAAGGAAAGTAGAATAGCAGGAAAGAACGCTGCACTATATGCTTTAGATAAAATAGAGAATAACGAAACTATAGAGACTAAACCTGGAGATGGGATAGGATATATAGTACCCCAACAAATAGATACTGAACTAGGAGAAGAAGTTAACTTATTTATGAGAGTTAGAAACATATATAGCGATAAAAAACTTGTTGTTAGAGATGGAGATGAAATAATACTTCAAAAGAGAAGACCTCATATGATACCTTCAGAGATGGAAAACTTAAAATTAAGCTCAGAAATTGTTAAAAATCTAAAGGGTAATATCAGTGTTTGTGTAGAGGAGGCTTAA
- a CDS encoding DUF1667 domain-containing protein, translating to MGKNITCIVCPVGCRMTVKKNEDETYTVTGNTCKRGEKYGVEEMTAPKRMVTTTVKIKGGALRLVPVKTSDSIPKELIFDLMELLDEVEVEAPVMVGDVIVENVLDTGINIVASRDMCKVS from the coding sequence ATGGGAAAAAACATTACTTGTATAGTGTGTCCTGTAGGATGTAGAATGACAGTTAAAAAGAACGAAGATGAAACTTATACAGTTACAGGGAATACATGTAAAAGAGGAGAAAAATACGGAGTAGAAGAGATGACAGCGCCTAAGAGAATGGTTACAACTACTGTTAAGATAAAGGGTGGAGCTTTAAGATTAGTACCTGTGAAAACTAGTGATTCAATACCAAAAGAGCTTATATTTGACCTTATGGAACTGCTTGATGAGGTTGAGGTTGAAGCACCTGTAATGGTTGGAGATGTAATTGTTGAAAATGTATTAGATACTGGAATTAATATAGTTGCTAGTAGAGATATGTGTAAGGTATCTTAA
- a CDS encoding Asp23/Gls24 family envelope stress response protein, producing MKVYALCGPSGTGKSYRALSIAHENNIDYIIDDGILIHKNCIVTGISAKNASTKMEAVKRAIFENLEHRKNMIKAIEENDVQSILIIGTSWKMINRIKNRLELPDIYKNINMEDIATKEEMDDARKSRMEKGIHIIPLPTFEVKKHFSGLFTNPIKLLFKDKNSEIKEFEKTIIRPTFSYMGKYYISQKAIKQIVAYEMTKFEDVCQVGSISIKHNKSGINVDIKVKLKMFGILRQCENIQEKIMNILEFTTLLNVNGINIHVVDIC from the coding sequence ATGAAGGTATATGCACTTTGTGGCCCTAGTGGCACGGGAAAGAGCTATAGAGCACTAAGTATAGCACATGAAAATAATATAGATTATATAATAGATGATGGAATTCTTATACATAAAAACTGTATAGTAACAGGTATTTCAGCTAAGAATGCTTCTACTAAGATGGAGGCTGTTAAGAGGGCTATATTTGAAAATTTAGAGCATAGAAAAAATATGATAAAGGCTATAGAGGAAAATGATGTTCAAAGTATATTAATAATAGGAACATCTTGGAAGATGATAAACAGAATAAAAAATAGATTAGAGTTGCCTGATATTTACAAAAATATAAATATGGAAGATATAGCGACAAAAGAAGAAATGGATGATGCTAGAAAAAGTAGAATGGAAAAGGGGATTCATATAATACCTCTTCCAACTTTTGAAGTAAAGAAACATTTCTCAGGTCTTTTTACTAATCCTATTAAGCTTTTATTCAAAGATAAAAACAGCGAAATAAAAGAGTTTGAAAAAACTATTATAAGACCTACATTTAGCTATATGGGTAAGTATTATATATCTCAAAAAGCTATAAAACAAATAGTTGCATATGAAATGACTAAATTTGAAGATGTATGTCAAGTTGGGTCTATAAGTATAAAACATAATAAATCAGGTATAAATGTTGATATAAAGGTCAAGCTTAAAATGTTCGGAATATTAAGACAATGTGAAAATATACAAGAGAAAATAATGAATATACTAGAGTTTACAACGCTTTTAAATGTTAATGGTATAAATATACATGTAGTAGATATTTGTTAA
- the gdhA gene encoding NADP-specific glutamate dehydrogenase has product MSREVLSAKDYISNVMENVTKRNSAEPEFLQAVEEVLNTLAPVLEKRPEYIKANILERITEPERQIVFRVPWVDDAGNIQVNRGMRVQFNGAIGPYKGGLRFHPSVYIGIIKFLGFEQIFKNSLTGLPIGGGKGGSDFDARGKSDQEIMRFCQSFMTELYRHIGPDVDVPAGDIGVGGREIGFLYGHYRRIRGAFENGVLTGKGLPYGGSLIRPEATGFGVTYFCNEILKHEGDTFEGKTVAVSGFGNVAWGACQKVRDLGGKVVTLSGPDGYIYDKDGIVTDEKINYLVEMLNENKGARVKDYADKFGCEFVAGQKPWGQKVDIIMPCAIQNDITIEHAKQIVENGVKYVCEGANMPCTNEAVDYFLEKGVIVGPAKAANAGGVAVSALEMSQNSMRLSWTKEEVDAKLHNIMINIHDNAKAAAEEYGFGYNLVAGANVAGFLKVADAMVAQGNY; this is encoded by the coding sequence ATGTCAAGAGAAGTTTTAAGTGCTAAAGATTACATATCTAATGTAATGGAGAATGTTACAAAAAGAAATAGTGCAGAACCTGAGTTTTTACAAGCTGTTGAAGAGGTATTAAACACTTTAGCTCCAGTTTTAGAAAAACGTCCAGAATATATAAAAGCTAACATATTAGAAAGAATAACTGAGCCAGAAAGACAAATAGTATTTAGAGTACCTTGGGTTGATGATGCAGGAAATATCCAAGTTAATCGTGGAATGAGAGTTCAATTCAACGGAGCTATAGGACCTTACAAAGGAGGACTTAGATTCCATCCTTCAGTTTATATAGGAATAATCAAATTCTTAGGATTTGAGCAAATATTCAAGAATTCATTAACTGGACTTCCAATAGGAGGAGGAAAAGGTGGATCTGATTTCGATGCTAGAGGAAAATCAGACCAAGAAATAATGAGATTCTGCCAAAGCTTCATGACTGAGCTTTACAGACATATAGGACCAGATGTAGACGTTCCAGCTGGAGATATCGGTGTTGGAGGAAGAGAAATCGGATTCTTATACGGACACTACAGAAGAATAAGAGGAGCTTTCGAAAACGGAGTTCTTACAGGAAAAGGACTTCCATACGGAGGAAGTTTAATAAGACCTGAAGCTACAGGATTTGGAGTAACTTACTTCTGTAATGAAATATTAAAGCATGAAGGAGATACTTTCGAAGGAAAAACTGTTGCAGTTTCTGGATTTGGTAATGTTGCTTGGGGAGCATGTCAAAAAGTTAGAGATCTTGGAGGAAAGGTTGTTACACTTTCTGGACCAGATGGATACATCTACGATAAAGATGGTATCGTAACTGATGAAAAGATCAACTACTTAGTAGAAATGTTAAACGAGAACAAAGGTGCAAGAGTTAAGGATTATGCTGATAAGTTTGGATGCGAATTCGTAGCTGGACAAAAGCCATGGGGACAAAAAGTTGATATCATAATGCCTTGTGCTATTCAAAATGATATTACTATAGAGCATGCTAAGCAAATAGTAGAAAATGGAGTTAAGTACGTTTGTGAAGGTGCTAACATGCCATGTACTAACGAAGCTGTTGACTATTTCTTAGAAAAGGGAGTAATAGTTGGACCTGCTAAGGCTGCTAATGCTGGTGGAGTTGCAGTTTCTGCTCTTGAAATGTCTCAAAACAGCATGAGACTTTCTTGGACTAAGGAAGAAGTAGATGCTAAACTTCATAACATAATGATAAATATCCATGACAATGCTAAAGCTGCTGCTGAAGAATATGGATTTGGATATAACTTAGTTGCTGGAGCTAACGTAGCTGGATTCTTAAAAGTTGCGGATGCAATGGTAGCTCAAGGAAACTACTAA
- a CDS encoding sensor histidine kinase: protein MISIKKERIYAIKIICIYAIVAKVFVYVSDYIIGSTFKSMDKLIIFNYVKCNICIVITSIAFYVLIEKYIRIIENLKNEIQVNDEQYKFVINNTTGGLWCWNIEKKHILFPHKWKSILGYKDHELSNSEEDWFKLIHPDDYDYVFKKTYDYMDKKIDEFKIEYRMKKKDGTYIWVLDRGQAIWDENGRIIKFMGTYTDITEMKENQINLKQSEEKFKALFDNAGDAIALIQLNDRRMDRYIEINKSACERLGYTKEELLNMTPYDIRDDRSYNKYKESVMKLDESKCITYETIHVTKDAIKIPVEINWHLFEFNNKKVILSIGRDITQRKEANDKLLKIIEENEELLAKTIEHDRIKTEFFCNISHEFKTPLNVILGIIQVLSIYKNDNYIKIKPEKFNEYIDMGKQNCLRLLRLINNIMDITKIEYDSFEIKYKNYNIIYIIESITQSVVEFAKSNGIDIIFDTDIEEKIIPCDVDIIERIILNILSNSIKNTDKGGCIWVNICNNIDYMLISIRDNGIGIPEDKIDTIFDRFTQVDGSLKRKHEGSGVGLSLVKSLVEKHNGNISVTSEVGVGTQTVIRLPYNNCNNNCEIEEECNYNSDLVEKINIEFSDIYSL, encoded by the coding sequence ATGATTAGCATAAAAAAAGAAAGAATATATGCCATTAAGATCATATGTATATATGCTATTGTTGCAAAGGTATTTGTTTATGTTAGTGACTATATAATAGGTTCTACTTTTAAAAGTATGGATAAATTGATAATATTTAATTATGTAAAATGTAATATATGTATAGTTATAACTTCTATAGCTTTTTATGTTTTAATAGAGAAATATATTAGAATTATTGAAAATTTAAAAAATGAGATTCAAGTAAATGATGAACAATATAAATTTGTAATAAATAATACAACAGGTGGTCTTTGGTGCTGGAATATAGAAAAAAAGCACATATTATTTCCACATAAATGGAAAAGCATATTGGGATATAAAGATCATGAACTATCAAACTCGGAAGAGGATTGGTTTAAATTGATACATCCAGATGATTATGATTATGTATTTAAAAAAACATATGATTATATGGATAAAAAAATAGATGAATTTAAAATAGAATATAGAATGAAAAAAAAAGATGGAACATATATATGGGTATTAGATAGAGGTCAAGCCATATGGGACGAAAATGGCAGAATAATAAAATTTATGGGAACGTATACAGACATAACAGAGATGAAAGAAAATCAGATAAACTTAAAGCAGAGTGAAGAAAAATTTAAGGCTTTATTCGATAATGCTGGAGATGCTATTGCGCTTATACAATTAAATGATAGACGTATGGATAGGTATATAGAAATTAATAAAAGTGCTTGTGAAAGGCTTGGATATACTAAAGAAGAATTATTAAATATGACACCATATGATATAAGAGATGATAGATCATATAATAAGTATAAAGAGTCTGTAATGAAATTAGATGAATCAAAATGTATAACATATGAAACGATTCATGTAACTAAGGACGCAATTAAAATACCAGTTGAGATAAATTGGCATTTATTTGAGTTTAATAATAAAAAAGTTATATTATCTATTGGTAGAGATATAACACAGCGAAAAGAAGCTAATGATAAGTTACTGAAAATAATAGAAGAAAATGAAGAATTACTCGCAAAAACTATTGAACACGATAGAATAAAAACTGAATTTTTTTGTAACATATCGCATGAATTTAAAACTCCATTAAATGTAATACTTGGAATTATTCAAGTGTTGAGTATTTATAAAAATGATAATTATATAAAAATAAAACCTGAAAAGTTTAATGAATATATAGATATGGGTAAGCAAAATTGCCTTAGACTATTAAGGCTTATCAATAATATTATGGATATTACAAAAATAGAATATGATTCTTTTGAAATTAAATATAAGAACTATAACATTATATATATAATAGAAAGCATAACTCAATCAGTAGTAGAATTTGCAAAATCAAATGGAATAGATATAATATTTGATACTGATATAGAAGAAAAAATAATTCCTTGTGATGTAGATATAATAGAACGGATAATATTAAATATATTATCGAATTCTATAAAAAATACTGATAAAGGCGGATGTATATGGGTGAATATATGTAATAATATTGATTATATGCTTATAAGTATAAGAGACAATGGAATAGGTATACCAGAGGATAAAATAGACACTATATTCGATAGATTTACGCAAGTTGATGGATCTTTAAAAAGAAAACACGAAGGAAGTGGAGTCGGATTATCTCTCGTAAAGTCTTTAGTAGAAAAACATAATGGAAACATATCGGTAACAAGTGAAGTCGGTGTAGGAACTCAAACGGTCATAAGATTACCGTATAATAATTGTAATAATAATTGTGAAATTGAGGAAGAATGTAATTATAATAGTGACTTAGTTGAAAAAATAAACATTGAATTTTCAGATATATATTCATTATAA
- a CDS encoding HPr family phosphocarrier protein, whose translation MKVTFMKVEDINRFVEFVSKLKGKVYLKSGEYSVNAKSIIGAMYIVNENPDQIVVEVEDEVEAKQVLTFLMQGSHLREE comes from the coding sequence ATGAAAGTAACTTTTATGAAGGTTGAGGATATAAATAGATTTGTAGAATTCGTATCTAAGTTGAAAGGTAAAGTATACTTGAAATCTGGAGAGTATTCTGTAAATGCGAAGTCTATAATAGGAGCTATGTATATAGTAAATGAAAATCCTGATCAAATAGTTGTAGAAGTTGAGGATGAAGTAGAAGCGAAACAAGTATTAACATTTTTAATGCAGGGATCTCATCTTAGAGAAGAATAA
- a CDS encoding amidohydrolase family protein, whose product MIDCHIHISLDGIDFKKARELSKTEEIEKIIRKRFKEYKKIGIYVLKDGGDDLEVSCIARKIAGEEKIIFKSPVKAVYKHGMYGKFLGSPVRDLDDFKNLFHYLKSKDMDHLKIVLSGLVDFEKYINHTEIFFNKKELKEIVNISKDNGIPVMVHVNSSDGIDMAIECGVDTIEHGYFIKDREIYKMAERDIIWIPTLSPLGNLMKGDNRFKSFFNVIERVYREHLYSVALAYAMGVKMAVGSDSGCYKVEHVQGTLDEVNHLIKSGIRKEDVITMAIKNGIKACNLNDNEIGYVYRNNKRCL is encoded by the coding sequence ATGATAGATTGTCACATACATATATCTCTTGATGGAATAGATTTCAAAAAAGCTAGAGAGTTATCAAAAACAGAAGAAATAGAAAAAATTATAAGAAAAAGATTTAAAGAATATAAAAAAATAGGGATTTATGTTTTAAAAGATGGAGGAGATGATTTAGAAGTATCTTGTATAGCTAGAAAAATAGCAGGGGAAGAAAAAATTATATTTAAATCACCTGTCAAAGCCGTCTATAAGCATGGTATGTATGGTAAATTTTTAGGGTCTCCTGTGAGGGATTTAGATGACTTCAAAAATTTATTTCATTATTTAAAGTCTAAAGATATGGATCATCTTAAAATAGTTTTGAGTGGTCTTGTCGATTTTGAAAAATATATAAATCATACCGAAATATTTTTTAATAAAAAAGAACTTAAGGAAATTGTAAATATATCAAAAGATAATGGAATACCTGTTATGGTTCATGTGAATTCATCCGATGGAATAGATATGGCTATTGAGTGTGGTGTTGATACTATAGAACATGGTTACTTTATAAAAGATAGAGAAATTTATAAAATGGCAGAAAGAGATATTATATGGATACCAACATTATCTCCTCTTGGAAATCTAATGAAGGGAGATAATAGATTTAAGAGCTTCTTTAATGTAATAGAAAGGGTGTATAGAGAACATTTATATTCAGTAGCTCTAGCGTATGCAATGGGAGTTAAAATGGCTGTAGGGAGCGATAGTGGATGCTATAAGGTGGAGCATGTTCAAGGAACACTTGATGAGGTGAATCATTTAATAAAATCTGGGATAAGAAAAGAAGATGTTATTACTATGGCGATAAAAAATGGAATAAAAGCTTGTAACTTAAACGACAATGAGATTGGGTATGTTTATAGGAATAATAAAAGATGCTTATAG